The Apostichopus japonicus isolate 1M-3 chromosome 1, ASM3797524v1, whole genome shotgun sequence DNA segment GGGACCTTAGCCCTCTCCCCCATCCCCATCGTTTGTGTGTTAAAAATAGCCCTGGCTTGAATTGGCAAGAAACACAGTTCCTTCTTCTCCTCATCCTCCCGTTAGCCCCCTGGTCCTCCTCATGGCTACCATCATTATAGGAACTAAAAAGTTCGTTGAAGTTAACTATACGTTTGACGTTTGATAGAGGATTTAAAGTCAATTGTGAAATCATGATCACAAGCTCTGCCAAATACATTCTTAAATTTACATTCATAATATTCGTGGTACCAAACAGTGTTAGGATGTGGGTTTCAACCTAAAGATACGAAAATATTGCAACAATTCTCTCAAACAATGAATATAGCCCTTTTATAGCATGAAGGTTTGTTAGCACATCGATTTTGCCGACTAAATAATAGTAAAATTATATTGTCTACATGCGTTTAATTTTAATAGTTAAGAAAACGTCCCTGTTGGGAAGGAGAGGGGAGTTTCCGAACACATTGAAAAAACTTACACTTCCATCACTTGAAGAGAATGTAAAGAATCCTCGCCAGGTAATTTGTCATGGACAAGCGAGCTAATGTCGACTTTACCAATAACAGGTTTGTGAGTTGTGAATAAAGATCGATGTGTTTTAACGGTGAATATAAATTCGTCCGTGGGCTTGACTGTGAAAGTATATAAGTTCTCTCCAAAAGACGGATTTTTAGTGAGCGTTATCTTGGGTGTCTTATTCTTCTTTGAAGTGACATCATTTCTGATCCTCTTTATCTGAACGTACACCCCTGTGCAAAGAGAAAAGACTTTTTCAAGTTGAGTTAAACCTGGATGAGCGGAGATTATCCAGATAGGGTggtttttgttatatttttctgGATTATCGAAGGTTTTTCAGATAtgtcgtttttttttatgttggaGTATCAGTGATTATCCagatatgtttctttgtttactgGATTATCTGAGATTTTCCAGATAAAGTTATTGGGATAATTACAATATTGTCCCTTTGTTTTGATGTTTCACTTTCTCATGTTTATTTTGGAAACCATTAATTAAGTTCTTCGgatacaaaacaaatatcaatgGGAAACTGGGAAAATTGGACTTTTATGGCCACCAACGACACATTGTCAATGCAACACATATTTGCCATAAACTAATAGGGTTGAATGCCATCCTAGTATGTCGTGTACTTCTTGCGAAGCTGTAATAACACATTTTGGTTGAGCTACTAGAAGTAATAAACaaatgttaatataaatatatttatagtcattctctcaaaaacctaaaatatattttaattgcctcgaacttcaaatctgCTACTGGAACCGAAATCGAACCGAAAGTTCCACATTATATTGTTTAAAACTTCCCTTCTTtcttgtcaattatgagtcataaaATATTCCTGTGGTTTTctgtaataatatatatctatatatctttatatatatctttatatatatatatatatatatatgtatatatatatatatatatatatatatatgttgagactagtggaacactaatagtttcacgcgttgagctattatcagacaatatatatatatatatatattcccttttACTATGATATCAAGACTATGATACTTTGATATCAGGACTAAAAATCTGCCTTAAATTCATCCTTTTTACTAAAGATGGTAGTTTTACGTATGATTCCcgcaatattatatataatttaggAAACAAAGACTTACTGGTCCTTTCCTTTGTCATTGTCAtttgtttcagtttcagttCCTTTATCTccaattttctcttttctccAGCATTACATACATTCATTGTAAAACAGACCATGGTAGAAGGAGCCTGTGAAAAACGTTTTAGTTATCAGTTatagaaaaaaacattcaaattgaaTGTGTGTTTTCATCTACTacggattgaaaacaaaaaatatgttaagaaGGTTCTACAACTAAACTATAGTAAGTTGTACATAATCATAATTGACATGAACATAATCAAGTTATTAACAATTTGAATGAACTAGAAAGCGAAGCAAGCTGCAAAATGGGCGGATGTTCTCCGCTTGATACTGCGTACTGTACACAATATgatcatacatactgtatgtatatgtaacGATACTGCGTACTGGCACCATATgaccatacatactgtatgtatatgtaaaaaGTATTGACACTGCCTATATGGTTGGCCACAGTGGACAAAATTCGGGAATTTATGCCTACATATATTCGATTCAATGCTAACATAAATCAGATTTAATACAGATATTAATTCTGAACCAATCAGGGGGCAGTTTTAAAAGTCTACATAAATCGATTTTATGCCCTCGTACAATCGGTTTTATGCTggcatatattcgatttaatgctaACATATATTCGATTTAGAGATTCAGAGATATATTCGACCAATGAGAGAGcagaaatatttgtctgcatatTCACttcaatatatatgatgtgttagtatgctatcaatgctatttattgagattgtttattgttaaccgtgctacaaaaagaaaTGGGATGCGATtttaaaatagcatgtacagactaaaaataaattcttaaaataaaatattaaaattaacaaaggttTAAGAtttccaaaagacagttcttaatcaaaggggcacattttatatgccagtagggcacatttgctagtttggaaaaaagtgggggcacgtgccccagtGCCCCCatcccccggctcctaccccctgctgGTAAAGCAAACAGGTAGATCATTTTACTGCAGAGGTGTACCGTGTCACTTCCTTTTAAGGTCGATTGAAGATAGGACCAGCCATTAACTTGCTTCGAATTTCTTAAGAAAACAACATtcgttacatatatatacagtatgtatagtcaTGTGAGTCCAGTACGCATGTGGTTGGCCACAGTGGACAAAATTCTGGAATTTATGCCGACATATATTCAATTTAATGCTGACATTAATtcttagccaatcatatggtttatagcataacgagtagTGGTTGAGAAAGTGCCCTTCTGATGtggtccccccccccgccccctttttggaagcttcctaccctcACCCTCTTTACAAGTAAACATTTGACTAATCACTTGAATGTTGTTTCTTATACTTTTCTCAGTGGAATCCGTCTTTGTTGTCTCGTTTGTCTTGTGGATATTCAGTTACCTTTTTTGTGCACTCAATTGACATTTGACCTGACGTGGGATGTATGCAGTAGGTGCTAGAATTACATGATATCCATATTAATCATAGTGTCCATGAGAGTGCCTTGAAGAGTAACATGAAATTACAGGATATAAATTTGGAAAACCACTTGGTATGTCCAACCTGTGCATTGCCACGTGTCATCAGGCTGTCCAGTTTCGAACCATCGATCTGGTACATGTTTTATGCAAAATTCTTCcatgtttaatatattaatCTTTTTTATCCTAAATTACTAAATGAAGGTtacaacaaatttacaaaatgcgAACGCGcctaaaatattatatttttatgattattatgcaTTTCAGACAACAATATACAGTTACTCTTTCTGAGAGTATTAAAGAATAAATTAAGTACATGAATTTCAACCAATGTCATATTTGATAATTTCgcatctttctatttttttattatgaacGACTGCTCATTTTCTTACATAAAGTTCATAATTTACGATATTAAGCAAAGCAAATAAAACTTACCTCTTGGAGACTGACAACTCTGTCAAAGACTGTAATATCATTCAAGTGACATCTGTATTGTCCTAAAACTTGTTTCTCGTTGTTTTTCATTCCAACAACATACAGTATTAGTTCCTTCGATTTGAAATTGTTATCTAGAACGGGTTAGAAAACAGAAGAGAGGGGCGATGATCAATTGATTAATTTCCGACAGTCAAGCTGCAGCAAACGCATTCCTGAATATTccagtgctgtggccgagtggataaaggcggtgtcATTTTAAGCAATGATGCTTACCAATCGGGAGGGTCCGGGTTCACTACCCGGCAGGTtaatagtaaggtgggtttttcatctgAGGGCACTCTACAAATTTCCATCTGATATGAGTtccaaaattgaaaagattccaaatttgagttaagttgttgaattggaagccacccgacgtgttaGTTGTAATCAATAAACCCGTGCGGATTTCTCCCATTTGAGAttgcttaagcgtcgtaaaaataacttaTTATTACTAAATTATTATTACGatcgtgatgatgatgatgatgatgatgatgatgatgatgatgatgatgatgatgatgatgatgatgatgatgatgatgatgatgatgatgatgatgatgatgatgatgatgatgatgatgatgatgatgatgatgatgatgatgatgatgatgatgatgatgatgatgatgatgatgatgatgatgatgatgatgatgattatttcAGTTTTTGTCGATCTATGCTTAGATTGGACAAAGTTGGACGTTGGAAACTTagaattcatattttttttcgacCGCTTTTATCGAAATTTTAACAGTTCACCTCAAATATCAACTCACAATTATGGCCTTTATATCTAAATTCCCACTATTTGGTATCAAATTTTGAACTCaaaattcttcattttttctatggacttttttatatataataatcgAATTAGCAGGAAAATAGTTGAGGAGGGGCAACAATTTTAAGTTTTGGGGTAATTATGGTACAAAGAATGTATTTCCATATTTAAAATACTCAGGGGgaaatgaaaatgtcaaaaaccGTACCCGTTAATGGTAAATTGTTTAAATTGGTCTATTTCCAGCTATCACTGATCAATTTATTCTTTAGTTGGGAGTTGATTACATCTGTATAGAAAGGTGTTAACATTTTGATGGCACTTTAACGTTTACCTACAACGCTAAAGTTATCACTACAATGTGCAGAAAGTTCCATAGCCTTAAATAGAGAGTTTACCTGTAAACTAACTTGTGTACAGCTGTGAAGTGACGATGAGATGGGGTTACCCTCTGGTTAAAAAAAGTGTGGTAAGACGATACACTTCATGCATTCGTAATTCCAAAAAAGTGAGAACCCTTTCAAGGAAATAATTCAGTAGAGGGAAATTTCTCCTAACATAGAAACAATTCATGAGATCGTTCGTACGACAGTACGTCTATCTTTATGTTGTCCATAACTATAGCTGgaggtcatttttttttctggttgggCGTTGCGCTAGGGACTATAGCCTGACAAATTGGAGCCCTGTTCCCGTCGGTTACCTCGAGCCCTGCAGTATAAACTAAAGAGAAAACTGTAGAGAATAAACATAGATGAAAaccttttcaaaatttgaaaattaaaaatattgatcAGATAAAGTTTGAGTTAATTAGGAATACTAACCGATCAATTGAAGCGTTTCATTCCATTTCGTATTTCTCTGTGCTGACGTTTGCCCTCTTGCTTTGCCTTCCTTCATCCCGGCTACGACCATGTAAGTTTTCATACTGCTGTAAAGTAATCAAATATATCATTTTAGTTACGGTTTGCATTTAATGGTACGTCTTTAATGAGcatgataaaaatgaaattttctaCTTTAACTCTCTTTCAGCTAAAATATTATAGAAGATATTTACTACCCAACCACACACTTACAAAACTGCTTATATTTTGTTAACCCAAGTTATGTCGCTAATATGCATCGGTAATAAAAAGCTATCCACTTAAATGATTTTAAAACCGATCATTTTGCAGATATTTTGAACTTGTTTGACATGTAACGTTAATTGTAACATTTGTTAAAATGCTCTAATTTCGTTGATGAGGGAATTTAATTCATAATATTTTGTGATGCATATCTATAGGACTAtacagccgatactcatagctggtacagcaaCCACTTGAAACaaatgttaccgtgttacgaacagtAGTGTACATGTCCCACaagttccacaaccgtgcatcagtaattactactttgtgttcgtaacacggtaacatttGTTTCAAGTGACACTGTGACAACTACAAAGCTGTTAACGTGTTCtcatgtaagacaaagaactgcgtGACTGGACAAGGATTCTATGAAGATGAGAATGCCTACGAGATGAACGAAAGTAGCTacggtaccgcttgattccagtgtacacctctctttaaattacgccaattATAATCGAGAATAATCGCTTTGTACCTTTTCAAGTTCTCCGCCGAGACTATTTTGACATCGACGCCTCTTCGCGTTGGACGAACGGAAAAAACCAGCTGTCCATAACTGGCTCTACCAAGAACCCCCTAaatgaatttttaaaaaaaatgtgattattTCTCATAAACGTGTATTATATGTTATAAATTAAACTGAAACATCTAAACGGTTAGTTTTCTTGCaatatatttctattttctaTTCGTCCTATGTAAATCTTATATCTAACGACCTATTTCGTGCCACAACTAGTATGATGTTTTTACGAGGGTTCATGTTCTTACTGAAAATTAAAGGGACAAATTATGTCTAACATTGAAAGGGTCtagaggagaagaagaagacggAGTCAGGTCATCAGCGGTTGCAGCTGAAACACATTCCGCAATCAAAGTagataaaataataaagaaataaatgaagCATCGATATTATACCTCGTCAAATGACGTCAAATAAAGTGTCTTTTGATCTACATTTATGTCAGCAAACTTGAATCTAGCGACGCCAATGTCTTTTTGTGAACCGTCTCCCCTTCTTAATGTAAGGATGACAGAagttgattttattttctttgcagacactatataagaaaaacaaagtCAAAAGTGGTGGAagaaatacaataaaattatGTTAATGGGTGTGTatggatggatatatggatggatgggtggattgattgatggatggaCGGATTGATGGACGGATCACAGGATGagtggatgaatgaatgaatgaatggatgaataaacacatgaatggatggatagatggaaggtggatggatggacggattgATGGACGGATCGCAAGATGGGTATATCGAATTattgaatgaatgcatgaatgaatgaatgcatggaTGGATTCATAGACTGATcataagatggatggatggatggatggatggatggatggatggatggatggatggatggatggatggatggatggatggatggatggatggatggatggatggatggatggatggatggatggatggatggatggatggatggatggatggatggatggatggatggatggatggatggatggatggatggatggatggatggatggatggatggatggatggatggatggatggatggatggatggatggatggatggatggatggatggatggatggatggatggatggatggatggatggatggatggatggatggatggatggatggatggatggatggatggatggatggatggatggatggatggatggatggatggatggatggatggatggatggatggatggatggatggatggatggatggatggatggatggatggatggatggatggatggatggatggatggatggatggatggatggatggatggatggatggatggatggatggatggatggatggatggatggatggatggatggatggatggatggatggatggatggatggatggatggatggatggatggatggatggatggatggatggatggatggatggatggatggatggatggatggatggatggatggatggatggatggatggatggatggatggatggatggatggatggatggatggatggatggatggatggatggatggatggatggatggatggatggatggatggatggatggatggatggatggatggatggatggatggatggatggacgaaTGGAGGAGGTAAGTAATTAAGGTATAATACAACTTGGTAGAATAAAGAGGAGGGGTATGTCTTGATGAGAGTGATTACTGGTTCCAAGCAATTTGTTTACCTCTTCTGAACCAGATTGTATTTCTGTATCATATATTGCTTGGGTTTGGTACATTCAATctttaaaactgaaaataaacacgGCCTCATGACTACCTTATTAAATCCTGATAGTGATGACATCGGAATACGACCTGGTATTGTTGCGGAAGTAATGTGCATGAAAATGTTGTCACAAATTTGACCAGTAGATTATCAGAAGATTATGGAACAAAATCTTTACTACTAATTGATCAATGGGCTTTTGTTCAGTATTTACCAATATAGAATGGAGCGGAGAAATAACAGTGGACTCATAATTGACATATTAGGAATACTGTTTTAAAAGGTATGTGGAAATTCCCGTTCAACCTGGGACCTTCATCAGTAATAGTGGGGTTGAATACCGACAAGACTTCCTCTGACAATGTTTAGCCTTTTAGATGCTACAGTGGCTGTGATATTACATTtgcaaattattcatatttatatcgCAGTTAGATTGTTTATATCAATAGTTTTTCTCGACAACCCAATTTGTCTTCGATATATAGGCATTTCGATCGTTACAATCTTTCGGCTATATGTTCTTAACATTTCGCCCATTTTCTCTATATGTTAACTTGATTCtctaaatttcaaatttttgtacAGGTATGCTACATTTTAATCGCAGACTTTTCCTACTATCTTCTCGAAATTGTAGATTTCATCTGAAAATCTCGACTTATATCTCGACATCTTATTCAGAAAATTTAACCTTGAAACTTAAACATTTCGAAGGAGTACATTGGGGAGCAGAAtgatcccccctcccccaatatcAAAGTGAGGACATCTGACCCCTTGCTACATCTATAAGTGAATTTAGTCGTCATAGATCGCACATCATACATTTACTCGCGTAAGATGTATATCCTCCTTTATCATACTTCCACATAAGAGAGCATCAAATTCTCCAGGAATGTATGAAGTTACCATATATCTATTCATTTGCAAAATGTGTGGACCAATATATGGTATCCTATACACTTTCTCTTACGACTGTTACAGCTATACTCATAAAACTATATAGCAAGTAGTAAAGTACTTTATATGCTCTCATAGAATACTGTGACTTACGTTAGTATCCTTTAGACCTACTCATAGAAATGTTACAGCTAAACTCATAAGACTACATAGCAAGTAGTAACGTACTTTGTTTGCTCCCATAGAATACTGCGACTTACTATGGTatcctacacacacacactcatacgACTGTTGCAGCTTTACTCATAACACTATATAGCAAGTAGTAACGTACTTCATATGCTCTCATAGAATACTGCGACTAAGTATGGTAACATATAGACCTACTCATACGACTTTTATAGATATACTCATCAGACTATATTCTAAGTAGTAACGTACTTTGTATGCTATCATAGGTTACTGTGACCTACAATGGTAACATATTGATTTACTCATACGGCTGTTACAGCTATACTCATAATACTATATAGCAAGTAGTAACGTATTTTGTATAGTCTTATAGAATAATGTTACTTACTATGGTAACCTGTAGACCTACTCATTCGGCTGTTTTAGCTATACTCATAAGACTATATAGCAAGTAGTAACGTAATTGGGTGCTGTCATAGACTTGTGTAACTAGTGTAACTTACAATGGTAACCTATAGACCTACGCATACGACTGTTACAGCTATACTCGTAAGACTATATAGCAAATAACAACGTATTTTGTATGCTCTCATAGACTGCTGCGAGAAGTTGCGTTCAATCATATCACCCTGTTATACGTCACCAGCACAATCCATGACAGCTGTTTCGATATTCTTTACTGTAGCCATGTCAGTACTTTTCTTTCGCAAACAAAGGTAGTAGTTACAAGCAAACTTAAATCCTCGtataatatatgttataatatatGTCATACAGTACTCGCGGTTAGCCTGCGatctttcaaagaaattttaacGACACTGTTGTTCGGTACTTAAATAGGTTATTTGATATTGGTGCCCAGTTGTTTAATTACACACAAAAAGGACATCTCAAAATGTAGACTtatatatgttaaagatacaaccCCATGCTTATTGGACAATGGCTCCGAACCAGAGAGTACGGGGACAAAAAGTGGCCCTCCCATATGTTCACTTTTGGCTATCGTTATGCTATAGAACCCTTTCGCGTTAACCTAATCTGAGATATTGTGAACACAAAAATTGAACTTCACTTGTTGCGCGGAGAAAAAGAACAAAGGCGTGTCTGAATGTCAAACTAAGCTATTCACAATTGGGGCCCTAAATCCGTGCTCTACTTAAGTCATCTCAGTTGCCTAATGTGTCAACTGATACAAAACAACTATATGTAATGATAATCAGTGATTTTATAATAACGGTTTGTGCATTGTACGTATATTGAATGTTTCCTTGGcttcatttttttatatcaacGATAATTCAGACCAAAATGACCTATTTCGCACACGGTTGTATCATAATTCACTTCCAATGTATTTCTCTTACTATTCTTTCGGAAGACCTTTTATTTTGATCATGTCGAATGTCGTTGACTTCGCCTCGCTGTCGCACAGAGCAACGAATGATACAGTGGTCGGTTCAGCATCATTTCCCTGCAAAGTTTCGAAAGAGAGTTTAAATAGAAAACAAGTAAACTTTCCTGCATGGAATTGATGGATTTTCCATTTTTTGATATatagattttccaactcattacgaaatcaattatatatactaatatatatatatatatatatatatatatatatatatatatatatatatatatatatgtatatatatatataaatatatatatatatatacatatatatatatgtatatatatatatatatatatatatatagcatcgTTGTCGGGTTCCGAATTTGAAAGACTAAGACATACTTTAGGACAACTGACTGCCTATTCCTTTGATATATAAGTAATCAATCCTTCACCATTTATCATGAATTTCTCGATCCTGATGAAACATGTAATAATTGTCAAGTATTATTGCTTCATCTATAACTGTGTATTGCGGTGTCTCATGGTTCCATTCATTGACGTCTTTCTGAACTTTTGTCTACGCAACTTTGTTTACGCAACTTTTCAGTGACTTAAAAATGCGACATCACTAAACCTTACTAAATGTCACATCTTCATGCACActaattttgtaatacagcAGTCTGTCAACCGAGTCTCTACAACTACAGGTCGTCATAATGCTAACACACGTTTTCCATTCCTGACGGTTCGTTGACAAACTGGATAACATGTCTTTTGGGTGAAAACTGTCCACTGATTGTTACTTACCATATAAAGGTGTCCAACCTCAATTAATTCTTCCAGTTATTTACACACTATATTCGCTATACTTTCCAAGAATGCTAGAGCCTGACAACTGACATGTACTATCTATCACATGATACATGTCCTATCCACTATCGGCCAATATTAGCTGATGCATGTCATATCCACTTTATGATAGCTGATACATGTCATATCcactatatgatagctgatgcatGTCCTATCCACTTTATGATAGCTGATGCATGTCATATCCcctatatgatagctgatgcatGTCCTATCCACTATACGATAGCTGATGCATGTCCTATCCACTTTATGATAGCTGATGCATGTCATATCCcctatatgatagctgatgcatGTAATATCcactatatgatagctgatgcatGTCATATCcactatatgatagctgatgcatGTAATATCCACTATATGATTTATGATGCATGTCCTATCcactatatgatagctgatgcatGTCATATCcactatatgatagctgatgtATTTCATATCCACTTTATGATAGCTGATGCATGTCATATCcactatatgatagctgatgtATTTCATATCcactatatgatagctgatgcatGTCATATCCACTATATGATTGCTGATGCATGTCCTATCcactatatgatagctgatgcatGTCATATCCACCATATGATTGCTGATGCATGTCCTATCCACTATACGATAGCTGATGCATTTCATATCCACTAGATGAAAACTGATGCATGTCATATCcactatatgatagctgatgtATGTCATATTCACTATATGAAGTCTGATGCATGTTCGACCcactatatgatagctgatgcatGTCCTGTCCACTATATGCCTATATTGGCTGATACGTGTCATACCCACTATATTATAGCTGAAGTTTGTCATATATCCACTAGATGATAGCTGAAGTATGTCATTGTCATACCCACTATATGATAGCTGAAGTATGTCATTGTCATACCCACTATATGATAGCTGAAGTATGTCACAACCACTATATGATATCTATTGCATGCCATATCcactatatgatagctgatgcatGCCCAATCCACTTTATGATAGCTGATGGATTGGGCTATCATATAACCCATTCAACGTTTACCCATAATGACGGTTTACATTTTAAGCTATTAGAGGTCGACGGTTAGAACAGTAGGCCCACTCGACAACCCATCTGCAAGCTCTCGTTGTGGAATCTTCCTGTTTCACACAGGAACTTTTAAAATGGAAAAGCCTTAAATCATCTTCAATCAATCTCTCTATCTGTAGACCATTAAGTAGTTTATCACAGTTTATGCCAAAACAATAGGTCTATTAAGGAATATATACAACGATGCGTAATCCTTCATGGAGGACTGATGCACTGCTCTAATTGTGGTATATTACCTTACATGGTAGTTGGTACGTAAAAACAGAATGGTATCATACGGGTACCAAAGGAAACGTATAATAAACAATCGGTTGCGGTTACTTACGGATGTTAGATCAACAGCAGAGTCATCATGAtaggatgccattttaaaacaaaactgagCAAACCGTCACAGTTCGGCTAAGAAGGCATTCAATGTTATCACAAAGGGATATTCAATAAATGATGCAAATATAGTCACCAATCtgtagaaaaaaaggaacaaacaaAAACGTAGCTTAGTCCACAGTTCTGTTTAGAATACAATCGATGTACTGCACAAAGTGCACAGTACATCACATACAAACGGATATCTAATACATGATCAGATTATAGCCGGCAAAACTGAGCAAAGTTCAATTATGTTTACAATACCTCCCTTGTACTAATCCGTGTTTTAAACGAAGTTAGTCCATAAATAATGAAACACAGGGTTAACACCGGCTCAGTGGTCCGTTTACTTACGTGGGTTTGATCATAAAGTCATCTCTAGGATCCATTGGAATTTGACGGTAATGACAAGGCAAATTCACTGTTAAGTAGAATAGCACTCACAAGATGAAGTACAGTTTATTATTCTGTATATAGTGCTAGTTTCGAATTATTTATTCATCGAACTTTATTGCTCATAAAGGCCAGGCGTTTATTAATTGAAAGTAGTACTTGAAACTTTGGACGAATACCCTCGCACGGTATAAGCTGCgagataaatataaatatgataaaataaatcgatagcgGTCGGATAGGAATGTTTCCCAACTTGATGAAAATTATCCGATCGAAGTCATAATAAGGCGATATATTTTAGGCAATTAACGTAGTTGGTGGCTCGTCGTGTTGAGCGGTCGAAGTCGAAAGTCGAAGTGGTGTAAGTTTGAGACTAGCGATACTACATGGGTAATTGAGGGCGCTATCAGTTGACCAAAACAATAGCGGTGTCAAATTACGCCGCTACATAAGCCCCCTCGCATCACTGACCGATAAAAAAGGGTGAGTGATcgatca contains these protein-coding regions:
- the LOC139968166 gene encoding uncharacterized protein; translation: MACYHGGSDVDLTSGNDADPTTVSFVALCDSKAKSTTFDMIKINGLPEEYFGCPLLVQFNIRGSFVKWSFETKVKSAREDVVTWQEPFYGNLSAKKIKSTSVILTLRRGDGSQKDIGVARFKFADINVDQKTLYLTSFDEGVLGRASYGQLVFSVRPTRRGVDVKIVSAENLKSSMKTYMVVAGMKEGKARGQTSAQRNTKWNETLQLIDNNFKSKELILYVVGMKNNEKQVLGQYRCHLNDITVFDRVVSLQEAPSTMVCFTMNVCNAGEKRKLEIKELKLKQMTMTKERTRVYVQIKRIRNDVTSKKNKTPKITLTKNPSFGENLYTFTVKPTDEFIFTVKTHRSLFTTHKPVIGKVDISSLVHDKLPGEDSLHSLQVMEV